One genomic window of Desulfurococcus mucosus DSM 2162 includes the following:
- a CDS encoding archaellin/type IV pilin N-terminal domain-containing protein, whose amino-acid sequence MKKAISPVIATVIIVAVTIAIAIAVALWMTGLVGSFTATENLQIITAYAEQFTNTTTNTTYWTITLQVKNVGTTDVTIDNIFINGKPYGSVGVTLNITLPYSIKTGETKGLTITISSGFSSGQMVEVKLHTASGKEYPKQVTLP is encoded by the coding sequence GTGAAGAAGGCTATTTCACCAGTAATAGCCACAGTAATAATCGTCGCAGTAACAATAGCCATAGCAATAGCAGTAGCACTATGGATGACAGGGCTCGTCGGCTCCTTCACAGCAACCGAGAACCTCCAGATAATCACCGCCTACGCGGAGCAATTTACCAATACTACTACGAACACCACATACTGGACAATAACGCTCCAGGTTAAGAACGTTGGAACCACGGATGTCACAATAGACAACATATTCATAAACGGTAAGCCGTACGGTAGTGTAGGTGTAACCCTCAATATTACGCTACCATACTCGATAAAAACGGGTGAAACCAAGGGTCTCACCATAACCATATCGAGCGGCTTCTCATCTGGGCAGATGGTGGAGGTAAAGCTCCACACCGCGAGCGGTAAGGAGTACCCGAAGCAGGTTACCCTGCCTTAG
- a CDS encoding indolepyruvate oxidoreductase subunit beta, which translates to MNILIASVGGQGGLTLSRILAGAAVKTGLSVRTGETLGMAQRYGSVVSYVRIGVSVHSPVFSRGEADALVGLELVEAVRNTAYLKPRGVLLVADEYKPPSLASITRRTQDRSIYMEQVVKAGGVIVPARRIASEAGNPRAANIVMLGALNASLKLLPHSTVEEAILEAIPGEAGSTSITAYHAGFNWLNKTLTSSPP; encoded by the coding sequence GTGAACATACTTATCGCGAGCGTGGGAGGGCAGGGCGGGCTAACGCTTTCAAGAATACTCGCCGGGGCAGCCGTGAAGACAGGGCTCTCGGTGAGAACCGGTGAAACCCTTGGAATGGCTCAGAGATACGGGAGCGTCGTAAGCTACGTGAGGATAGGGGTCTCAGTGCACTCACCGGTCTTCAGCCGCGGCGAGGCTGATGCACTAGTAGGGCTTGAACTCGTGGAGGCCGTGAGGAACACAGCGTACTTGAAGCCCCGTGGAGTACTATTAGTGGCAGACGAGTACAAGCCACCCAGCCTCGCCTCAATAACCCGTAGAACCCAGGATAGAAGCATATACATGGAGCAAGTGGTTAAAGCAGGCGGGGTAATCGTGCCAGCCAGGAGGATAGCCAGCGAGGCAGGGAACCCGAGGGCAGCCAACATAGTGATGCTCGGCGCCTTAAACGCCTCGCTGAAACTACTCCCCCACAGCACCGTGGAGGAAGCAATACTGGAAGCAATACCCGGCGAAGCCGGGTCAACATCAATCACAGCATACCACGCAGGCTTCAACTGGCTTAACAAGACCCTGACCTCCTCCCCGCCCTAA
- a CDS encoding RNA-guided endonuclease TnpB family protein — translation MGGEGFLTLHTVFRVSPEPVGEPLLLSLLRRYRDALNYSIKRIHGYMEENGLKKVPGDGAVHKLLYGELKTVFSLPSRIAIDCYREAKAILKSWLGNGGNGRLPRARRPRMWLTEKYGYRVRDGYVEIIGGLKLRVIGWDRRYDQYPSRQAVLTYRNGKFLLRVAKRVPKPQPISPVDVLAVDVNEGFIVAGNHRVEYRFGTAVEKAVRYRELAERLQRKYSNGSYRAWLRRRGIRDRVRRFHEKARSIIEDWARKTSHEIVVVARQNNYAIAREDLTYLVESLRKLPRQHRTRLILLGYRRFEYWLDWQCEKHGVPCIAVNPKDTSSTCPRCGSRLIENGYRRLKCPSCGFEADRDTVAVLNIRRKALARMGGSLTTPTAPQMTDVAPNKCGEPVNRPKGNPLLGRGGGQGLVKPVEACVVCCD, via the coding sequence ATGGGCGGTGAGGGTTTCCTAACCCTGCACACAGTCTTCAGGGTTAGCCCTGAGCCCGTGGGGGAGCCCCTTCTCTTAAGCCTGCTTAGGAGGTACCGTGATGCGCTGAACTACTCGATCAAGAGGATTCACGGGTATATGGAGGAGAACGGTTTGAAGAAAGTGCCCGGCGACGGCGCGGTGCACAAGTTGCTCTATGGCGAATTGAAGACCGTATTCAGCCTCCCATCGAGGATTGCCATAGACTGTTACAGGGAGGCGAAGGCCATTCTTAAGAGCTGGCTGGGCAACGGTGGAAATGGCAGGTTGCCGAGGGCTAGGAGGCCGAGGATGTGGCTGACGGAGAAATATGGGTATAGGGTTAGAGACGGCTATGTCGAGATCATAGGAGGCTTAAAGCTTAGAGTAATCGGCTGGGACAGGCGCTACGACCAGTACCCGAGCCGCCAGGCCGTCTTGACGTATAGGAACGGAAAGTTCCTGCTTAGGGTTGCGAAGAGGGTTCCAAAGCCTCAGCCCATCAGCCCCGTCGATGTCTTGGCGGTGGATGTAAACGAGGGGTTCATCGTGGCCGGCAACCACCGGGTCGAATACAGGTTTGGGACCGCAGTCGAGAAGGCGGTGAGGTACAGGGAGCTCGCTGAAAGGTTGCAGAGGAAGTACTCTAATGGGAGCTATCGAGCGTGGCTTAGGCGGAGGGGCATACGGGACAGGGTGAGGCGTTTCCACGAGAAGGCTAGGAGCATTATCGAGGACTGGGCTAGGAAGACTTCGCACGAGATAGTGGTGGTAGCTAGGCAAAACAACTACGCCATTGCAAGAGAGGACTTGACGTACTTGGTAGAGTCTTTAAGAAAGCTACCGAGACAGCATAGAACGAGGCTGATTCTGCTAGGCTACAGGAGGTTTGAGTACTGGCTTGACTGGCAGTGTGAGAAACACGGGGTGCCGTGCATAGCCGTCAACCCCAAGGATACCTCTTCCACCTGCCCGAGATGCGGTTCAAGGCTCATTGAAAACGGGTACAGGAGGTTGAAGTGCCCTAGTTGCGGTTTTGAAGCCGATAGGGACACTGTGGCCGTATTAAATATACGTAGAAAAGCCCTAGCCCGGATGGGGGGATCTCTGACCACCCCGACTGCCCCGCAGATGACAGATGTAGCCCCGAACAAATGCGGGGAACCCGTGAACCGCCCTAAAGGAAACCCCCTTTTAGGGCGGGGAGGAGGTCAGGGTCTTGTTAAGCCAGTTGAAGCCTGCGTGGTATGCTGTGATTGA